DNA from Bacteroidia bacterium:
GTTAAAGTATCTTCATGCAAAATCAATACTTTACCTGTTTTCTTAACAGTTTTCTCAATAGACTCCTTATCAAATGGCAACAACGAACGCAGGTCAAGAATATCGGCGGAGATTTCCGGATTTTTTTCAATCAATTCTAAAGCCCAATGAACTCCAAAACCGTAAGTAATAATACTCAGATCATTCCCTTCCTTAATCAAATTAGCTTTCCCGATTGGAATGGTATAATAGTCATCCGGCACATTGCCTGAAATACTTCGATACAATGCTTTATGTTCAAAAAACAAAACCGGATTCGGATCTTCAAAGGCCGAAAGCAGAAGACCTTTAGCATCTTCCGGACTTGAAGGGAAAACGATTTTCAAACCTGGCACATGGAAAAACCAAGCCTCATTACTTTGAGAGTGAAAAGGTCCGGCACCAACCCCTGCTCCGGTAGGCATTCGAATTACTACATCGGCATTTTGCCCCCACCTCCAGTAACTTTTTGCCAGATTATTTACAATTTGATTAAACCCACAGGTTACAAAGTCCGCAAACTGCATTTCAACCATGGCTTTCATACCATTGATAGATAAACCTAAACCTGAACCAACAATAGCGCTTTCACATAACGGAGTATTTCGGATTCTATCTTTCCCAAAAACTTCAACAAACCCTTCAGTTACCTTAAAAACTCCACCGTATTCAGCAATATCCTGCCCCATCAAAACCAAGTTGGGATGTTTTTCCAAAGCCATACGCAAACCATCACTGATGGCATTAATCAGGCGTTTGTTTGTAAAAGTACCGGATGGCTTTTTTTCTTCAAACAAAAACGGGGCATATATATCAGCTAATTCCTTTTGCGTATCCGGCACAATTTCAGGCTCACCAAATGCTACTTCGATGGCTTGTTCTATTTCCAATTTAATTTCTCGTCTATAATCCTCTTCAATACTTTCAGTTAGCAAGCCTAAGGATTTGAGCCAAGATGCATAATTTTCCAAAGGATCCTTTTGTCCCCAAATTTCAAAAAGTTCTTTAGGTACATATTTTGTTCCACTAGCTTCTTCATGGCCTCTCATACGAAAGGTCATACATTCCAACAGAACCGGTCTTGGATTAGCTCGTAAATCTTCGGCAAGAGCCTGAACGGTATTGTATACTTCCAATAAGTTATTTCCATCAATTTGGATTCCTTCTATACCATATCCAATAGCCTTATCAATAAATTGCTTACATTTAAACTGTTCCTGAGAAGGTGTGGATAAACCATATCCATTGTTTTCTATCACAAAAATTACGGGCAAATTCCAAACTGCAGCTACATTAATTGATTCATGAAAATCACCTTCACTTGCTCCACCGTCTCCTGTAAAAACAGCGGTAACTCTATTCTCATTCTTAAGTAGATGACTTAAAGCAATTCCATCCGCGATTCCTAATTGTGGACCCAAATGGGAAATCATACCTACAATATGGTGTTCTTTTGAGCCAAAATGGAAGGATCTTTCCCTACCCTTTGAAAAACCCGACTCCTTGCCCTGAAATTGAGCAAACAACTGACCCAGCTTCATCCCTCTTCCGGTAAACACACCTAAGTTACGGTGCATAGGCAGAATGTATTCGTTAGGAAGAAGAGCAGCAGTTAATCCTACCGATATGGCCTCTTGCCCAATTCCGCTAAACCATTTAGAAATTTTTCCTTGTCTCAGCAATAAGAGCATTTTCTCTTCAATCATCCTTGGTTTCAGGATGGATTTATACAAGTGTAGAAGCGTTGAATCTTCCAGTTGCTTTCTATCAAAAATCATTGGTGCGAAGGTATTTACTTTCTTTAGACAAGGTATTAGACTCCAAAAATCATAGCAAAAAAAAGACATTTCGACTCCAAAATTCCTTATTCCTTAGAAATAATTAGATTTTTTATCAATCCTTGAACAAGAAAGAATACAGATTCAAATAACTGATTTACAGGCAATTAATCCATAACAATAAGAATCAAAAGGATAAGTATAAACTAAAATATAGTTTTTTTTATGAAATAAATTTTGCTGTGTCAAGTATAATTCTACATTTGTGAAATCAATATTTTCAATTTTTACTAATGAATCTCTATATCGGAAACATTCCTTACAGGACCCGACAAAACGACCTCACTCAATTATTTTCCAACTACGGACAAGTAACATCTGCAACAATTATTACCGACAAAGTTACTGGTCGTAGTAAAGGTTTTGGCTTTGTTGACATGCCAAATGACAACGAAGCATTAGCTGCTATCGAAGCTGTTAATGGTTTGGAATTTAACGGAAGAAACCTAACAGTTAACCAAGCAAAACCAAGAGAAGAAAGACCAAGAAATTCAAGGGACTAAGCCTTTTTTTGAACGTTTTAAAGGGGAAATAGCGAAAGCTTTTTCCCCTTTGTTTTTTATATTGGAACTATTTACACCTTTGCCATTGAATTTTCAATCATGCGGATTCTTCATGTTATTCCTTCATTGCAACTGGGTGGTGCTGAAAAATTATGCCTAGAAATCTGCAAGGAACTTTCCAAAAGGCCTGGAATTGAAATAAGACTAGCCATTCTGGATAACATCATTGAACATGATATATCCTCCGTAAACTTCCCGATTATTTTTGTTGATTCCGTATTTATTCCTTCAATCCTGGGAAAGTCAGTTGTTAAACTAGATGGACTTGAAAAGCTAATTGAAGAATTTAAACCAACCGTTATTCATTCTCATTTATTTCGGGCTGAGATAAGCTCCAGGTACCATATTCACCAAGGGATTTCCTACTTTAGCCATTCACATGATAAAATGCATCAACTTAAAAAGCCATCCATTTTTGGACTTTTTAATAAGAAGAAAATTACCTTGGCATTTGAGAGAAATTGGATAAACAAGCAATATGTAGCTTGTAATAACCACTTTATTACAATTTCAGAAGATACCTACCTTTATATTAAAGAAAATATTCCCAGGTCCATTCGAAATCAGGTTTACCTTCTTCCGAACGCTGTTAATACTTCTAATTTCCAGATCAATAACAGACAATTCAATTCTAAATTCCCCAAAAACCTGATCTCTATTGGAAGCATTATTCCAATCAAAAATCACCTTTTCTTATTAAAAGTTGTACAATACCTTAACTCAATTGGGTATGAAGTAAACCTTCAGATTTTGGGTAAAGGAAGTTTAAAAGACTTTATTGAAGAAAAAGCTATTGAATTTGGTATCCAATCAAAAATAAATATTCAATCAACAACCAATTTACTACCCCATCTTAAAATTGCCGATGTTTACGTTCACTCTTGCAAACTTGAAGGATTTGGATTGGTTTTCATTGAAGCAGGTTCAGCAGGACTTCCAATTGTTACGCTTGATGGTAAAGGAAACCGTGATTTAATAAAAAATGGGATTAATGGTTTTATGTTAGAGCAGGAAGATGTAGTTAATTTTGGAAATAAAATTATGGAGGTGCTTCAATCCGAAGAAACCTATTCTCAATTTTCGGAAAATTCAAAAAAAATAGCTTCCGGATTTGATATTATCCCTTACGTTACTAAACTTCTTGATCTCTACCTTAAAAGTTAACAATCAATTTTAAATTGAGTTGTCTGCGCGTTAGGTAGTTGGGAACGGCCCATTGACTTCCATTAACATCGCTTACCCAAATATAGGAAATTACATTGTTAACCTGCAACAAATTAAATACTTCCAAACTTAACCACGCATTTTTGAAGTATTTGAGCGGGTTTTTGGGTCCAAATTTTTTCTTTCCACCCAATAGTTGTTTAGAAAATCCGATATCTACCCTGCGGTATGGTGGAATACGCAAGGTGTCTTTATATCGGTTGTAATCAGGCGGACCAAATGGCATTCCTGTTCCAAAAAGAAAATTAAGATGAACTTTCCAGGACGGGAATTTTGGAATATAATCTTGAAAAAACATATTGAAATTCAGTCGTTGATCGGTTGGCCTTGGTATGTATCCCGGATAACGAGTAACGCCCTGATCATCTACATACGAATCATTTGATAAATCTTCGGCAGTTTTCATAACACTCAGACTAATCCAACTTTCTGCACCTTTTGCCAGCTCTCCGTTCAACCTAAAATCAACTCCGGTTGCATAGCCTTTTCCGATGTTCTCTGCATAATACCGTATTCGAACATTGTCAATTTCATAAGGAACCAGGTTGTTCAATATTTTATAATAAGCCTCCATTACAAACTTAAACGGACGGTTCCAGGCCCTAAAATTGTAATCAGTTCCAACAATGAAATGGATACTTTGCTGTGCTTTAACATTGGTATGAACCTTACCATCCAAATCGCGTAACTCGCGGTAGAAAGGAGGCTGGTTATAAATTCCGGTTGATGCTCTAAACAACCAATCTCGTTTCCAGTTTCTGGGTTTAAAGGAATAATTGGCCCTTGGACTAACCAAAAACTGTTTATTCAAGTCCCAATAATTGAAGCGAACTCCTATGGTTAATGCAGAAGAAGAAGAATCATTGAATAAAAAATTATGCTGAACATAGCCCATATAACGGCTTGAAGACAAATCGGTCTTTCCTCGAATAATTCGATACACATTTACTTCATCGGATGGAGGTTGAGGTACGCTGTAATCTGCACTATCTTTATAATTCCATTCATGAATCCTGTCTTGAATCCACTCGTGTTGGTATTTTATTCCCCAATACCATTCATGACGTTTACCCAGGTTCTGTCCTTTATGTTCAGCATTCCAAATAGTAGCATCGAGGTAATTGCGGGCATGATTCAAATATCCTCCAACGCCCAGGCTAGCGGTTTTCTCTCCTAAATTATCTGAACCTAAATTATTGTCGAGCTGATCGAGGTAATATTGTCCCAAAACATCAAATGTCTCATTCTCTTGAGAATGAAATACCGACGAAATAAACTTCAACCGCAATTTATCGTTGGGTTTATAAACTGCGTAAGCTGCGCCGCTCGTAGTATTAAAGGAATTCACCTCTTGTCCGTCGAAATAAACTGTCAATTTTAGAGCTGCATTAACGGTTCCAAAAGTGCTTTCTTGAGTTTGAGGAATAAACCGATACTTATTGCTGGTATAATTTCCTAAGATGTTAAATTCCCATTTATCACTAATATCGTAACTTAGCAAAGCTTGAAAATCCTGAAAAACCGGGAAATAGGCACCTTTGGTATTAGTTGCTGCCAGCACATATTTATTACTCCGGTAGCGATAACCCGCCAAAAATCGCAGGCGATGATTTTTTGTTGCCCCTTCCACATAAGCTGATCCACCCAATAAAGTAGCCTGAAATCCTGCCCCAAATTTGCTTGGCTTTTTATATTGAATATCCAACACGCTGCTCATTTTGTCTCCATATTTTGCTGCAAAACCGCCTGCCGAAAACTTAACACCTTGCACCAAATCAGGATTTATAAAACTCAATCCTTCCTGTTGACCCGAGCGTACCAAAAACGGACGATAAACCTC
Protein-coding regions in this window:
- a CDS encoding glycosyltransferase; the encoded protein is MRILHVIPSLQLGGAEKLCLEICKELSKRPGIEIRLAILDNIIEHDISSVNFPIIFVDSVFIPSILGKSVVKLDGLEKLIEEFKPTVIHSHLFRAEISSRYHIHQGISYFSHSHDKMHQLKKPSIFGLFNKKKITLAFERNWINKQYVACNNHFITISEDTYLYIKENIPRSIRNQVYLLPNAVNTSNFQINNRQFNSKFPKNLISIGSIIPIKNHLFLLKVVQYLNSIGYEVNLQILGKGSLKDFIEEKAIEFGIQSKINIQSTTNLLPHLKIADVYVHSCKLEGFGLVFIEAGSAGLPIVTLDGKGNRDLIKNGINGFMLEQEDVVNFGNKIMEVLQSEETYSQFSENSKKIASGFDIIPYVTKLLDLYLKS
- a CDS encoding dehydrogenase, which encodes MIFDRKQLEDSTLLHLYKSILKPRMIEEKMLLLLRQGKISKWFSGIGQEAISVGLTAALLPNEYILPMHRNLGVFTGRGMKLGQLFAQFQGKESGFSKGRERSFHFGSKEHHIVGMISHLGPQLGIADGIALSHLLKNENRVTAVFTGDGGASEGDFHESINVAAVWNLPVIFVIENNGYGLSTPSQEQFKCKQFIDKAIGYGIEGIQIDGNNLLEVYNTVQALAEDLRANPRPVLLECMTFRMRGHEEASGTKYVPKELFEIWGQKDPLENYASWLKSLGLLTESIEEDYRREIKLEIEQAIEVAFGEPEIVPDTQKELADIYAPFLFEEKKPSGTFTNKRLINAISDGLRMALEKHPNLVLMGQDIAEYGGVFKVTEGFVEVFGKDRIRNTPLCESAIVGSGLGLSINGMKAMVEMQFADFVTCGFNQIVNNLAKSYWRWGQNADVVIRMPTGAGVGAGPFHSQSNEAWFFHVPGLKIVFPSSPEDAKGLLLSAFEDPNPVLFFEHKALYRSISGNVPDDYYTIPIGKANLIKEGNDLSIITYGFGVHWALELIEKNPEISADILDLRSLLPFDKESIEKTVKKTGKVLILHEDTLT
- a CDS encoding RNA-binding protein encodes the protein MNLYIGNIPYRTRQNDLTQLFSNYGQVTSATIITDKVTGRSKGFGFVDMPNDNEALAAIEAVNGLEFNGRNLTVNQAKPREERPRNSRD
- a CDS encoding TonB-dependent receptor; protein product: MTPTYLFKCLVVVGLVVLATSLSFAQTATVFGRLTDSLNTPVDAANIAILGTQYGTASDAEGYFSLEVPANQKITISISRLGFAPNSFEIKLKENEKYKLDLVIKPKGNVLTELLYEDKGERGGGMKSIDIINAGVIPTPGGSLESLIKTLPGVSSNNELSSQYNVRGGNYDENLVYINDVEVYRPFLVRSGQQEGLSFINPDLVQGVKFSAGGFAAKYGDKMSSVLDIQYKKPSKFGAGFQATLLGGSAYVEGATKNHRLRFLAGYRYRSNKYVLAATNTKGAYFPVFQDFQALLSYDISDKWEFNILGNYTSNKYRFIPQTQESTFGTVNAALKLTVYFDGQEVNSFNTTSGAAYAVYKPNDKLRLKFISSVFHSQENETFDVLGQYYLDQLDNNLGSDNLGEKTASLGVGGYLNHARNYLDATIWNAEHKGQNLGKRHEWYWGIKYQHEWIQDRIHEWNYKDSADYSVPQPPSDEVNVYRIIRGKTDLSSSRYMGYVQHNFLFNDSSSSALTIGVRFNYWDLNKQFLVSPRANYSFKPRNWKRDWLFRASTGIYNQPPFYRELRDLDGKVHTNVKAQQSIHFIVGTDYNFRAWNRPFKFVMEAYYKILNNLVPYEIDNVRIRYYAENIGKGYATGVDFRLNGELAKGAESWISLSVMKTAEDLSNDSYVDDQGVTRYPGYIPRPTDQRLNFNMFFQDYIPKFPSWKVHLNFLFGTGMPFGPPDYNRYKDTLRIPPYRRVDIGFSKQLLGGKKKFGPKNPLKYFKNAWLSLEVFNLLQVNNVISYIWVSDVNGSQWAVPNYLTRRQLNLKLIVNF